A genomic stretch from Lathyrus oleraceus cultivar Zhongwan6 chromosome 2, CAAS_Psat_ZW6_1.0, whole genome shotgun sequence includes:
- the LOC127122691 gene encoding uncharacterized protein LOC127122691 produces the protein MVSSTPLTKDILDKSDSRDEELEGEWQETCGVEESWGHGVFTVNSSSPTDWRKPIVEYLENPDGGTDRKTKYRALSYVWSGNKLLKKTSEEVLLKFLGDTEAYLAIYEVHSGACGAHQAGHKMKSLLFQQGVYWPSMLKDCIEFAKGYQECQRHAGIQHMPASELHAIIKP, from the coding sequence ATGGTGTCGAGTACACCACTGACAAAAGATATCCTCGACAAGAGTGACAGTCGTGATGAAGAGCTCGAAGGAGAATGGCAGGAAACCTGTGGAGTCGAGGAGTCCTGGGGACATGGAGTTTTCACTGTCAACAGTTCATCACCAACAGATTGGAGGAAGCCGATCGTTGAATACTTAGAGAATCCAGACGGAGGTACTGACAGGAAAACCAAATACAGGGCTTTGAGCTATGTGTGGTCAGGAAATAAATTGCTGAAGAAGACATCAGAAGAGGTACTACTTAAATTCCTGGGAGATACTGAAGCGTATTTAGCCATATATGAGGTACACAGTGGAGCCTGTGGCGCCCACCAGGCAGGCCATAAGATGAAGTCGTTGCTATTTCAACAAGGGGTTTATTGGCCCAgtatgttgaaagattgcataGAGTTTGCCAAGGGATACCAAGAATGCCAAAGACACGCAGGTATTCAACATATGCCGGCAAGTGAGTTGCATGCGATCATCAAACCATGA